A genomic window from Silene latifolia isolate original U9 population chromosome Y, ASM4854445v1, whole genome shotgun sequence includes:
- the LOC141630325 gene encoding uncharacterized protein LOC141630325, with amino-acid sequence MTVAKSPSKSTPKNSSKIQKNSETVCNNKFDLLSHTSNEEFPALTKTNQVPTSADVLKVKAIHEVVGIPPLNLEVLVEDVTEEAEDETEEAKSRKNVTALPVIEEKPSGVLQFTAVEVKVELDYWKNSVYCFILGANPPWDIVEGYIRRLWINPKVDKLSFLPNGVFMVRFLSKAAKDVVLRQGHFLLDNKPLIVKPWTPDVELVKHEVKSVPVWVKLHKLPLKFWGKGLTCISGLIRKFIKCDLATEDKTRIGYARVMIELMIGDPLPDKVKFLDEHGIGHTAAECRRSKKTQAVVPNNHKPAVKVWKPKTKATENVQKAKPVKTHVQSPSAVVVAAASPVETQLQTLVVWHSSGTYSMGPAPAPAKATTIGRLSRQDISEGGYTVHRFGQHTFLETLNTPTPKVGIGISGLFGLLETKVKALSLNIINGLIVDGWSIATNNSWHKGGRVWILWNPAIFILDFYDFSAQCINMKVTEVASSTQFYVSMVYAFNDLVDRRSLWNQLIKFASIINGPWMVAGAFNCVFSHSERLGGSSTDAEIDEFQSCLDACGLIDSPAQGAYYTWNNKQDEGSRVFSRLDRVLINSEWSQKMPSMYAHFLPEGTFDHTPCIIKSSDQSDSFKRPFKYYNMWGKEKNFIPKLTAWWTVHCQGTKMFQVVRKLKNLKVHLRQFNKDHFALILKMQLFVALRNLEAIQINLIDDPSNQQMLNMESHAVEEYKKLQADYSKGQKHSAPQAVKDAFLNYYKELLGTAVPTDKVNFQIIKRGQVCDASLQDILILPVTNQEIKTTIFSIPDHKAPGPDVQDVFNSGKLLKQLNATNVTLIPKCKMPTYVHQFRPIACCNVLYKCVSKILCNRISLVLPELISKNQGGFIKGRSILENIMVCQDLVRLYNRQFSSARCMFKMDLMKAYNSVSWDFLADILEAFNFPVSIRRLIMECVSSATYTLSLNGDTFGFFPGKRGLRQGDPISPLLFTLCMEYFTRIIDCATEKLPFHFHPLCKPIRLTHLMFADDLLLFCKGDAQSIMVLLRAYESFSRASGLKMNPQKSCAYFNGVPSGLKKEILSVSGIKEGSLPFKYLGVPITAGRLKKSDYGVLIDKIVERIRYLGAKKLSFAGRLVLVKSVLSTMYNYWASLFVLPKGVMNRVDVICRNFLWEGSTEHNKAPLLAWHKVCVPQKEGGLVLESVQYGMLLSLANCWHWSKVCHVRDTIKEGFSDGIWSIGVGDYSSGFNVEGEVIQVADFYDDDSLYRGLATESHAHFFQDCRFSQEIYSYLAVKLGGRLDATNQLQSIMKKRWSRLRKQVTTAILLAAWYLIWNKRNEARLFFKVSRPELIAEHIWCVIHTNIRVLSPRFITVKDKLWLSRVHLM; translated from the exons ATGACGGTTGCAAAATCTCCTTCAAAATCTACACCAAAAAattcatcaaaaattcaaaaaaattcagaaACTGTTTGTAATAATAAATTTGATCTTCTTTCTCATACTAGTAATGAAGAATTTCCTGCTCTAACCAAAACAAACCAAGTACCTACAAGTGCGGATGTTCTTAAGGTGAAAGCCATTCATGAAGTTGTTGGAATTCCCCCGTTGAACCTTGAGGTCTTGGTAGAAGATGTAACAGAGGAGGCAGAGGATGAAACAGAAGAGGCGAAATCTAGAAAAAACGTCACGGCTTTACCAGTTATTGAAGAGAAGCCTTCTGGAGTTCTTCAATTTACTGCTGTGGAGGTGAAGGTGGAGCTTGATTACTGGAAGAATTCTGTCTACTGTTTTATTCTAGGAGCTAACCCTCCCTGGGATATTGTTGAAGGCTACATCAGGAGACTATGGATTAACCCTAAGGTAGATAAACTATCCTTTTTGCCTAATGGTGTTTTCATGGTTCGCTTTCTCTCCAAGGCTGCTAAAGATGTTGTCTTAAGGCAAGGTCACTTTCTTTTGGACAATAAACCCCTCATAGTTAAGCCTTGGACCCCTGATGTAGAACTTGTTAAGCACGAAGTTAAATCTGTACCTGTGTGGGTCAAGTTACATAAACTCCCtcttaaattttggggtaaaGGTCTTACTTGTATCTCTGGACTTATTAGGAagtttattaagtgtgatttggCTACAGAGGATAAAACCAGGATTGGGTATGCGAGAGTTATGATTGAGTTAATGATTGGCGACCCTCTGCCTGACAAAGTTAAGTTTTTAGATGAACATG GTATTGGGCATACTGCTGCTGAGTGTAGGAGATCTAAGAAAACACAGGCAGTGGTGCCTAATAATCATAAACCTGCTGTCAAAGTTTGGAAACCTAAGACCAAGGCTACTGAGAATGTTCAGAAAGCTAAACCTGTTAAGACTCATGTCCAATCTCCCTCTGCAGTGGTTGTAGCAGCAGCTTCCCCTGTTGAGACACAACTTCAAACTCTTGTAGTTTGGCATTCCTCTGGGACATACTCTATGGggcctgctcctgctcctgccaAGGCTACTACAATTGGGAGACTCAGTAGACAAGATATTAGTGAAGGAGGGTATACTGTTCACAGATTTGGGCAACATACCTTCCTGGAAACCTTGAATACTCCTACACCCAAGGTAGGCATTGGGATAAGTG GTTTGTTTGggctccttgagacaaaggttaaGGCCTTGTCTCTAAATATTATAAATGGCTTAATAGTTGATGGTTGGAGTATTGCTACTAATAATAGTTGGCACAAAGGTGGTAGAGTTTGGATACTTTGGAATCCAGCTATTTTTATTCTTGATTTCTATGATTTTTCAGCTCAATGCATCAACATGAAAGTTACTGAAGTTGCCTCTTCCACTCAATTTTATGTTTCTATGGTTTATGCATTTAATGATCTGGTGGATAGAAGAAGTTTATGGAATCAACTTATCAAATTTGCATCTATTATTAATGGACCTTGGATGGTTGCTGGAGCTTTTAATTGTGTTTTTTCTCACTCTGAGAGACTTGGTGGGTCTAGCACTGATGCAGAGATTGATGAGTTTCAGAGTTGTTTGGATGCTTGTGGTCTAATTGATAGCCCTGCTCAAGGGGCCTATTATACATGGAATAACAAACAGGATGAAGGCTCTAGAGTTTTCAGTAGACTTGACAGAGTACTTATCAATAGTGAGTGGAGTCAGAAGATGCCTTCCATGTATGCTCATTTCCTTCCTGAAGGAACCTTTGATCACACTCCTTGTATTATTAAGAGTTCTGATCAGTCTGATAGTTTCAAGAGACCTTTTAAATATTACAATATGTGGGGTAAAGAAAAGAATTTTATTCCAAAGTTAACTGCCTGGTGGACTGTGCATTGTCAGGGTACTAAGATGTTTCAAGTGGTTAGGAAATTGAAGAATTTGAAGGTTCATCTAAGACAGTTCAACAAAGATCATTTTGCTTTGATATTGAAAATGCAGCTCTTTGTAGCTTTAAGAAATCTTGAGGCCATTCAGATCAATCTCATTGATGATCCTAGTAATCAGCAAATGTTGAATATGGAATCCCATGCTGTGGAGGAGTACAAGAAATTGCAAGCTGACT ATTCTAAGGGTCAGAAGCATTCTGCACCCCAGGCTGTTAAAGATGCTTTCTTAAATTATTACAAGGAGCTCTTGGGGACTGCTGTACCCACTGACAAAGTTAATTTTCAGATTATCAAGAGAGGACAGGTGTGTGATGCTAGTCTTCAGGATATTCTTATTCTTCCTGTGACCAATCAGGAGATTAAAACAACCATTTTTTCAATCCCTGATCATAAAgctcctggacctgatg TTCAAGATGTCTTTAATTCTGGTAAACTTCTCAAGCAGTTGAATGCTACCAATGTTACTCTGATACCTAAATGCAAGATGCCTACTTATGTTCATCAATTCAGACCGATTGCCTGCTGCAATGTTCTCTACAAGTGTGTTTCAAAAATTTTGTGCAACAGAATATCTCTTGTCTTACCTGAGTTGATTAGCAAGAATCAGGGAGGGTTTATTAAAGGGAGAAGTATACTAGAAAATATAATGGTGTGCCAAGATCTGGTGAGATTGTACAATAGACAGTTTTCCTCTGCTAGATGTATGTTTAAAATGGATTTGATGAAAGCCTATAACTCAGTTAGCTGGGATTTTTTAGCTGATATCCTTGAAGCTTTTAATTTTCCAGTTTCTATCAGAAGGCTTATCATGGAATGTGTGAGTAGTGCTACTTATACTCTCAGTCTGAATGGGGATACATTTGGTTTCTTTCCTGGCAAGAGAGGACTGAGGCAAGGTGACCCCATATCCCCACTACTCTTCACTCTATGTATGGAATATTTCACAAGAATCATTGACTGTGCTACTGAGAAGCTGCCATTCCACTTCCATCCCCTTTGCAAACCTATAAGGCTTACTCatttgatgtttgcagatgatttgctGCTTTTCTGTAAAGGGGATGCACAGTCTATTATGGTCTTGCTGAGGGCTTATGAATCCTTTTCCAGAGCTTCAGGGCTTAAGATGAACCCACAGAAGTCCTGTGCCTATTTCAATGGTGTGCCATCTGGGctaaagaaggagatcttgtctgTTTCTGGTATTAAAGAAGGCTCCTTGCCTTTTAAATACCTTGGTGTCCCTATTACAGCAGGAAGACTAAAAAAGAGTGATTATGGGGTTCTCATTGATAAAATAGTTGAGAGGATAAGGTATCTTGGAGCTAAGAAGCTTTCTTTTGCAGGGAGACTTGTCCTTGTTAAATCAGTGCTCTCTACCATGTATAACTACTGGGCTTCTTTATTTGTGTTGCCTAAGGGAGTTATGAATAGAGTTGATGTCATTTGCAGGAATTTCTTATGGGAAGGGAGTACTGAGCATAATAAAGCTCCTTTACTTGCCTGGCATAAGGTTTGTGTCCCTCAGAAGGAAGGGGGCTTGGTCTTAGAGTCAGTTCAATATGGAATGTTGCTATCATTGGCAAACTG TTGGCATTGGAGTAAAGTTTGTCATGTTCGTGATACTATCAAGGAAGGGTTTTCTGATGGAATATGGAGTATAGGTGTTGGTGACTATTCT TCAGGCTTTAATGTTGAAGGAGAAGTTATTCAAGTTGCAGATTTCTACGATGACGATTCTTTGTATCGTGGCCTTGCTACTGAAAGTCATGCCCATTTCTTTCAAGATTGCAGATTCAGTCAAGAAATTTATAGTTATCTAGCGGTGAAGTTGGGTGGTAGGCTAGATGCTACTAATCAATTGCAGAGTATTATGAAGAAGAGATGGAGCAGGTTGAGGAAACAGGTGACCACTGCTATTCTTTTGGCAGCTTGGTACCTTATCTGGAATAAACGCAATGAAGCTAGGCTGTTCTTTAAGGTTTCACGGCCTGAATTAATAGCTGAGCATATTTGGTGTGTTATTCATACTAATATTCGTGTTCTAAGTCCTCGGTTTATCACTGTTAAGGATAAActttggttgtctagagtgcacTTGATGTAA